In a single window of the Paenibacillus sp. MMS20-IR301 genome:
- a CDS encoding beta-glucoside-specific PTS transporter subunit IIABC has translation MKYDALAKEIVRNVGGKENVNGLSHCVTRLRFKLKNEALANTDVLKNMDGVVTVIQSGGQYQVVIGNHVPEVYAQVMSVGGFQEGAAEEGSGQKTSLFNRFIDMISGVFSPTLGVLCATGMIKGFTALFVTMGLITNTSGTYQILNALGDCLFYFFPVFLGYTAAKKFGANIFIGMAIGATLVYPTFSSTMATAEPLYTLFSGTIFESPVYITFLGIPVILMSYTSSVIPIIISTYVGSKLEGFFKKIIPSVVRTFLVPFFTLLVTVPLALIAIGPVSTWAGQLLGEGTLFLYNLSPVIEGLLVGAFWQVFVIFGLHWGLVPIALNNMAVLKYDPILAASFGASFAQTGAVLAILLRTKNVKLKSLSIPAIISGIFGVTEPAIYGVTLPRKKPFVLSCIAAAVGGGIIGLMGTKGYILGGMGVFGIPSYISPDGMDNGFYGAIAAIVISFILGFILVFFSGFKDEEVADGKSTGSPRSTLVKQETVGSPLKGQIRALSELTDEAFSTGAMGKGIAIEPQEGKVYSPVDGILTTLFASGHAIGITSDNGVDILIHVGKDTVKLKGKHFTPKAKQGDAVKKGQLLMEFDVAAIKEAGYTLTTPVIISNSGDYLDVIETEQKSIDYKENLLTVMI, from the coding sequence ATGAAATATGATGCACTGGCCAAAGAGATCGTCAGAAATGTCGGCGGCAAGGAAAATGTAAACGGTTTATCCCACTGTGTGACCCGCCTGCGCTTTAAGCTGAAGAATGAAGCGCTGGCAAATACGGATGTGCTGAAAAATATGGATGGCGTCGTGACCGTCATTCAGAGCGGCGGCCAGTATCAGGTTGTGATCGGCAACCATGTGCCTGAAGTATATGCCCAGGTTATGTCTGTGGGCGGCTTCCAGGAAGGTGCGGCTGAAGAGGGCTCCGGCCAGAAAACAAGCCTGTTCAACCGGTTCATCGACATGATCTCCGGCGTATTCTCCCCGACGCTTGGCGTGCTGTGTGCCACAGGGATGATTAAAGGCTTCACTGCCCTGTTCGTCACCATGGGGCTGATCACCAATACCTCAGGGACTTATCAGATCCTGAATGCACTGGGCGACTGCCTGTTCTACTTCTTCCCGGTCTTCCTGGGGTATACGGCTGCTAAGAAATTCGGCGCAAATATCTTCATCGGAATGGCTATCGGGGCTACCCTGGTGTACCCGACCTTCAGCAGCACCATGGCTACGGCCGAGCCGTTGTATACGCTGTTTAGCGGAACGATTTTTGAATCGCCGGTCTATATTACATTCCTCGGAATCCCGGTTATTCTGATGTCTTATACATCCAGCGTTATTCCGATTATCATCTCTACTTATGTAGGCTCCAAGCTGGAAGGCTTCTTCAAAAAGATAATTCCAAGCGTGGTGCGTACCTTCCTGGTTCCGTTCTTCACTCTGCTGGTTACTGTACCGCTTGCTCTGATTGCTATCGGCCCGGTCTCCACCTGGGCAGGACAGCTGCTTGGCGAAGGCACCCTGTTCCTGTACAATCTTAGCCCGGTTATTGAAGGCTTGCTGGTCGGCGCATTCTGGCAGGTATTCGTTATCTTCGGCCTGCACTGGGGCCTTGTACCGATTGCGCTCAACAACATGGCTGTGCTGAAGTACGATCCGATTCTGGCGGCTTCCTTCGGTGCTTCGTTTGCCCAGACCGGTGCGGTACTGGCCATTCTGCTGCGGACCAAGAACGTCAAGCTCAAATCGCTGTCCATTCCGGCAATCATCTCCGGGATCTTCGGAGTTACCGAGCCGGCTATTTACGGGGTTACACTTCCGCGCAAGAAGCCGTTTGTACTTAGCTGCATTGCTGCGGCAGTCGGCGGGGGGATTATCGGCCTGATGGGCACCAAAGGTTACATTCTCGGCGGGATGGGCGTTTTCGGCATTCCGAGCTATATCAGTCCTGACGGAATGGACAACGGCTTCTACGGTGCAATTGCAGCGATTGTGATCAGCTTTATCCTCGGATTCATCCTCGTGTTCTTCTCCGGCTTCAAGGATGAAGAGGTGGCTGACGGCAAGAGCACAGGTTCTCCGCGCAGCACGCTGGTCAAGCAGGAGACTGTCGGCAGTCCGCTGAAGGGCCAGATCCGGGCACTGTCTGAGCTGACTGATGAAGCTTTCTCGACCGGTGCGATGGGTAAAGGCATTGCCATTGAACCGCAGGAAGGCAAGGTGTATTCGCCGGTAGACGGTATTCTGACCACCCTGTTCGCTTCCGGTCATGCCATCGGCATCACGAGTGACAACGGAGTAGATATTCTGATTCATGTCGGCAAGGATACCGTTAAGCTGAAGGGCAAGCACTTTACCCCGAAGGCGAAGCAGGGCGATGCCGTCAAAAAAGGCCAGCTGCTGATGGAGTTTGACGTTGCGGCGATTAAAGAGGCCGGGTATACGCTGACTACGCCAGTCATCATTTCGAATTCCGGTGATTATCTTGATGTGATTGAGACGGAGCAGAAGAGCATTGATTATAAGGAGAATCTGCTGACCGTTATGATCTGA